A genomic stretch from bacterium includes:
- a CDS encoding GNAT family N-acetyltransferase, translating to MSTTILPSDMNITYQTFIHTEDLSQQRILFRAAFPENVGTSSESEEHYFWKFQSFPATPFSYEYAAYSDKELVGYYAAIPYSYRIDGQLTACGMVCDVMTHPKKQGKGIFTGIGRYATDDLHKNGVGFTTGYPIRPEVIPGHLKVGWKIVFNLPMYIKLLRSNSVLKSKKIGFAAPLVNVGLFIANNTFRLLNRKNRDYTYVVHTRNEFLELEEYKTFFEKWKLQQQNILIKTKEFLAWRTGAPQTEYKFVVIRKDRDVAGIAITRFVELKEIPSIAVLDLMILNEDKNGLSALYSALVDIADRYNAEAIITMMSKRWAQNYNLKRMGFLKSPFEFSLIIKKLDPSMDDAALFDESKWHLMWIDSDDL from the coding sequence ATGTCGACGACGATTTTACCGTCTGACATGAATATCACTTACCAAACCTTTATCCACACCGAAGATCTTTCGCAGCAACGAATTCTCTTTCGCGCCGCGTTTCCTGAAAACGTCGGTACATCTTCGGAGTCCGAAGAACATTATTTTTGGAAATTTCAAAGCTTTCCCGCTACCCCTTTTTCGTATGAATATGCTGCATATTCGGACAAGGAACTTGTAGGCTACTATGCGGCAATCCCCTATTCCTACCGGATTGACGGCCAACTGACGGCCTGCGGAATGGTGTGCGACGTGATGACGCATCCGAAAAAGCAGGGCAAGGGTATTTTCACCGGCATAGGCCGGTACGCCACCGATGACTTACATAAAAATGGTGTGGGTTTTACAACCGGTTACCCGATCCGGCCCGAAGTGATTCCCGGCCACCTCAAGGTCGGCTGGAAAATCGTTTTTAATCTTCCGATGTACATTAAATTATTACGCTCAAACTCCGTTTTGAAATCAAAAAAAATTGGTTTCGCCGCCCCGTTGGTTAATGTTGGGTTGTTTATAGCTAATAATACATTCCGTCTGCTGAATAGAAAAAACCGGGATTACACATATGTAGTTCACACTCGTAATGAGTTTCTTGAGCTGGAGGAGTATAAAACTTTTTTTGAAAAATGGAAATTGCAACAGCAAAATATTCTGATCAAAACAAAAGAGTTTTTGGCATGGCGAACCGGCGCACCGCAAACGGAATACAAGTTCGTAGTAATTCGAAAAGACCGCGACGTTGCCGGAATTGCTATAACACGTTTTGTGGAACTCAAAGAAATTCCTTCGATCGCGGTTCTGGATCTAATGATTTTGAATGAAGACAAGAACGGTTTGAGTGCTTTGTACAGTGCGTTAGTTGATATTGCCGACAGATATAATGCAGAAGCCATTATCACTATGATGAGCAAGCGTTGGGCGCAGAATTACAACCTCAAACGCATGGGCTTTCTTAAATCGCCGTTTGAATTCTCGCTGATCATTAAGAAACTAGATCCTTCGATGGACGACGCGGCTTTGTTTGATGAATCAAAGTGGCATTTGATGTGGATAGATTCGGATGATCTGTAA
- a CDS encoding Y-family DNA polymerase: MAATDHIFALIDCNNFYASCERIFNPALEKKPVVVLSNNDGCIISRSNEAKALGIPMGAPLFEMQALIKKQEVKVLSSNYALYGDMSQRVMATLMEFSPDIEIYSIDEAFLSLNGFEHKNLTDYAKTIRATVKQRTGIPVSIGIGATKTLAKVANKTAKKNSALQSVFDLVNYPSVDEVLEKMQVENVWGIGRSLSKMLNRHGVLNALQLKNLPDTWIRKNMTVVGHRLVWELRGISCLPLDMVVPPKKGIMCSRSFGKPVTKLDGLKEALSTYTTRAAEKLRAQNSLAGLIMVYITTNPFNDMPYYSNAVTFSLPFPSANTAVLIRHAHQIMEKIYKDGYAYKKTGVFLSGIVPDNQMQRDMFVKEPDLVREKKLLRAVDAINYQFGSDTIQYASSGMIKPWRMKQAYRSPRFTTRWDEILTVKI, encoded by the coding sequence ATGGCAGCAACTGACCACATTTTTGCATTGATCGATTGTAATAATTTTTACGCTTCCTGTGAACGTATTTTTAATCCTGCATTGGAAAAAAAACCGGTGGTCGTTTTGTCCAATAACGACGGATGCATCATTTCGCGCTCCAATGAGGCCAAAGCGCTCGGCATACCCATGGGCGCGCCGCTTTTTGAAATGCAGGCGCTGATAAAAAAACAGGAAGTGAAAGTACTTTCCTCCAATTACGCCCTATACGGCGATATGTCCCAACGCGTCATGGCCACGTTGATGGAGTTTTCACCGGACATAGAAATTTATTCCATCGACGAAGCTTTTCTATCGCTCAATGGGTTTGAACATAAAAATCTGACCGATTATGCCAAGACTATTCGCGCGACAGTTAAACAACGTACGGGCATCCCTGTATCCATAGGTATTGGCGCCACTAAGACACTGGCAAAAGTTGCAAACAAAACGGCTAAAAAAAATTCGGCTTTGCAGAGTGTGTTTGATCTTGTGAATTATCCCTCCGTAGATGAAGTTTTAGAAAAAATGCAGGTGGAAAATGTATGGGGCATCGGACGAAGTTTATCCAAGATGCTCAACAGGCACGGCGTGTTGAATGCATTGCAGTTAAAAAATTTACCCGACACATGGATTCGTAAGAACATGACTGTAGTCGGACACAGGCTGGTGTGGGAGTTGCGGGGCATTTCCTGCCTCCCGTTGGATATGGTCGTTCCGCCAAAAAAAGGAATCATGTGTTCGCGCTCGTTCGGTAAGCCGGTGACGAAACTCGATGGATTGAAAGAGGCGCTCTCAACATATACCACACGTGCTGCAGAAAAACTGCGAGCGCAAAACTCTCTCGCCGGCCTGATCATGGTGTATATCACGACCAATCCATTTAATGATATGCCGTATTACAGTAATGCCGTGACATTCAGTTTACCATTTCCTTCGGCCAATACGGCCGTGCTGATCCGCCATGCGCATCAAATCATGGAAAAGATATATAAAGACGGCTACGCGTATAAGAAAACGGGCGTTTTTCTTTCGGGGATCGTTCCGGATAATCAAATGCAAAGAGACATGTTTGTAAAGGAACCCGATCTTGTGCGTGAAAAAAAATTACTGCGTGCGGTCGATGCGATCAATTATCAGTTCGGTTCTGATACCATTCAATACGCGTCTTCCGGTATGATCAAGCCTTGGCGAATGAAGCAAGCCTATCGCAGTCCGCGGTTTACCACCAGGTGGGATGAGATTTTAACGGTGAAGATATAA
- a CDS encoding DUF2997 domain-containing protein: protein MSENVQEIEFTIKKDGSVEYTIKGIKGGSCEDLSKIFEELGTVTASKKTTEYFEKEPEVKTITQMK, encoded by the coding sequence ATGTCTGAAAATGTTCAGGAAATTGAATTTACTATTAAGAAAGACGGTTCTGTCGAATACACTATTAAAGGTATCAAAGGCGGTTCTTGTGAAGACCTTTCTAAAATATTTGAGGAACTGGGTACCGTGACCGCGTCAAAGAAAACAACCGAGTACTTCGAAAAAGAACCGGAAGTAAAAACTATTACGCAGATGAAATGA
- a CDS encoding diguanylate cyclase, whose protein sequence is MKKILYIEDDPVSMVLITKIVEKMGHQIIPALNSEEGIAKAYAYKPDLILMDIFLPGVDGLETTMHIRSSDKLSHIPVIAITAGQSPGDQELAMAAGCDGFLKKPVDVNRFVNYITEHLEGKVQIRNKFDPQEENIGLKKFSHRLVQRLTNKIHELSHANAELEIANRTLDKLVKDVRDNNSDLLQFNYAANQILTLSAREKVYQYLPNLICDQLNMLSAAVYVVNERHMTLDIYSHSHVKTHPDSDHISFIHPPFFDIVYYQEPYLFDKHWSQAAQKVDELMIGKLAPIKEAFQSQAVYFLPIIGRPAGHNGFDCQNQDCQAFSNQDLNWWNKQIHNLDRQGLYFETQLKQISEFYFNCCLYRLKGVLVLGIQDDRLDETFRQIVQSFVRTVGLTIENIQLYDDVKDSYLQAEKQAVTDGLTGVFNYRYFQHQLEREIKRSKRHWAKASLIMMDIDFFKSYNDQNGHPAGDQVLKRLAEILNSCIRTSDILARYGGEEFSLILPETPKPSAIKLAEKIRALIQEEIFPHEKTQPNGDLTVSLGVATFPDDAQTWDELVQKADEQLYVSKHTGRNKVSVI, encoded by the coding sequence ATGAAAAAAATTCTATATATCGAAGATGATCCCGTATCTATGGTGCTCATAACCAAGATCGTAGAAAAGATGGGCCATCAGATTATTCCTGCGCTTAACAGCGAAGAAGGTATCGCCAAGGCCTATGCGTATAAACCTGATCTTATTCTCATGGATATCTTTCTGCCCGGTGTTGACGGTCTTGAGACTACGATGCACATCCGCAGTTCCGATAAACTCAGCCACATTCCGGTGATTGCGATCACTGCCGGACAAAGCCCAGGCGATCAGGAGTTGGCCATGGCCGCCGGATGCGACGGCTTTCTAAAGAAACCGGTTGACGTGAATCGTTTTGTCAATTATATCACGGAACATCTTGAAGGAAAAGTGCAAATTCGCAACAAATTCGATCCGCAGGAAGAAAATATCGGATTAAAAAAATTCTCCCATCGGCTCGTTCAGCGGCTAACGAATAAGATCCACGAACTCTCTCACGCCAATGCTGAACTGGAAATAGCTAACCGGACGCTGGACAAATTGGTTAAGGACGTTCGCGATAACAATTCAGATTTGTTGCAATTTAATTATGCGGCCAATCAAATCCTGACCCTGTCGGCGCGTGAAAAAGTATATCAATATCTCCCTAATCTCATATGCGATCAGCTTAACATGCTCAGCGCGGCGGTATACGTGGTTAACGAAAGACACATGACTTTGGACATCTATTCGCATTCCCATGTGAAAACGCACCCCGATTCCGATCATATCAGTTTTATTCATCCTCCGTTTTTCGATATTGTCTACTATCAGGAACCTTACTTGTTTGACAAGCACTGGAGCCAGGCCGCACAAAAAGTGGATGAATTGATGATCGGTAAACTCGCGCCGATCAAGGAAGCTTTTCAATCTCAGGCCGTTTATTTTTTGCCGATCATCGGCCGTCCCGCAGGACACAACGGTTTCGACTGCCAAAATCAGGATTGTCAGGCTTTTTCCAACCAGGATTTGAATTGGTGGAATAAACAAATTCATAACCTGGACCGGCAAGGTTTGTATTTTGAAACCCAACTTAAGCAGATAAGCGAATTCTATTTTAATTGCTGCCTCTACCGGCTTAAGGGTGTACTGGTTCTCGGTATCCAAGATGATCGGCTGGATGAAACGTTTCGCCAGATAGTTCAGTCGTTTGTGCGAACGGTCGGGTTAACGATTGAAAATATCCAATTATACGACGATGTAAAGGATTCTTATCTGCAAGCCGAGAAGCAGGCAGTTACAGACGGGCTTACCGGGGTATTTAATTACCGTTATTTCCAACACCAGCTTGAGCGAGAGATCAAACGCTCCAAGCGCCATTGGGCAAAGGCGTCTCTGATCATGATGGATATTGACTTTTTTAAGTCTTACAACGACCAGAACGGGCACCCGGCAGGCGATCAGGTGCTTAAGCGGCTTGCGGAAATTCTCAATTCCTGCATTCGCACCAGCGACATCCTGGCGCGCTATGGGGGCGAGGAATTCTCTCTCATTTTGCCGGAAACACCTAAACCGTCAGCCATTAAATTGGCCGAAAAAATTCGTGCGCTTATTCAGGAAGAAATTTTTCCACACGAAAAAACTCAGCCAAACGGCGATCTGACAGTTAGCCTGGGTGTGGCAACATTCCCGGACGATGCGCAAACATGGGATGAACTTGTTCAAAAGGCAGATGAACAATTATACGTTTCTAAACACACCGGCAGAAA
- a CDS encoding polysaccharide deacetylase family protein yields the protein MTHHPKKYFLFSVDLEDVRHRMFDGHRYEERVPPMTERYLQFLDRNKMKATFFIVGDVAKRYPQLVRSIVQAGHEVGCHTNTHIPLTQQTRESFRADLDENMELLFNAGVKALYGFRAPVFSLTEKTEWAYDVLIELGFTYSSSVLPAKNPLHGWEKFGRDFKLIQNTLWELPITLYPKYFSLPCAGGVYLRMLPFWMTKKAFAYYGNRGLPVLSYFHPYDIDSEEKPFMFPDANNSRIFNQLMYINRKSVLKKLEKIIRTGWEIIPYHDYVMQHLEVNTVKTI from the coding sequence ATGACCCATCATCCGAAAAAATACTTTCTTTTCAGCGTCGACCTGGAAGACGTCAGGCATCGCATGTTCGACGGACACCGTTATGAGGAACGCGTTCCGCCCATGACGGAAAGATATCTGCAGTTTCTCGACCGGAACAAAATGAAAGCAACTTTTTTTATTGTGGGCGATGTGGCAAAAAGATATCCGCAGTTAGTGCGATCGATTGTTCAAGCGGGGCATGAAGTAGGATGCCATACGAATACGCATATTCCTTTGACGCAGCAAACCAGGGAATCATTCCGGGCGGATCTGGATGAAAATATGGAACTATTATTTAATGCCGGTGTAAAGGCGTTGTATGGATTCCGCGCGCCGGTTTTTTCGTTAACAGAAAAGACCGAATGGGCGTACGATGTTTTGATCGAACTCGGATTTACATATTCCAGTTCCGTTTTACCCGCGAAAAATCCCTTGCACGGTTGGGAAAAATTCGGGAGAGATTTCAAGTTGATTCAAAATACGTTGTGGGAATTACCCATCACGTTGTATCCCAAATATTTTTCTCTACCTTGTGCGGGCGGCGTCTATCTTCGCATGCTGCCGTTTTGGATGACCAAAAAAGCTTTTGCGTATTACGGCAACCGGGGCCTGCCGGTGTTGAGTTATTTTCATCCGTACGATATCGACAGCGAAGAGAAGCCGTTCATGTTTCCGGACGCGAATAACAGCCGCATATTCAATCAACTAATGTATATCAACCGGAAAAGCGTTTTGAAGAAGTTAGAAAAAATTATCCGGACGGGATGGGAGATCATTCCTTATCACGACTACGTCATGCAACATTTAGAGGTTAATACAGTCAAGACCATTTAA
- the umuD gene encoding translesion error-prone DNA polymerase V autoproteolytic subunit, producing the protein MSKKLTVTHIVSYDEGTEQKFPMYGNKLSAGFPSPADDFLDKKIDLNEHLIKHPAATFFIRVEGDSMIHAGIFSGDTLIVDRSLQAANGKVVVAVLNGEFLVKRLKKIRNKIFLEAENPKYDPIEITESTPFEIWGVVTTVIHPL; encoded by the coding sequence ATGTCTAAAAAATTGACCGTCACGCACATTGTTTCTTACGACGAAGGGACGGAACAGAAATTTCCTATGTACGGAAATAAACTCTCCGCCGGTTTTCCTTCGCCGGCGGACGACTTTCTCGATAAAAAGATCGACCTTAACGAGCATCTTATCAAACATCCCGCTGCGACGTTTTTTATTCGCGTCGAGGGAGACTCGATGATTCATGCCGGGATTTTTTCCGGTGACACACTCATCGTGGACCGTTCCCTCCAGGCGGCGAATGGTAAAGTGGTGGTTGCGGTACTGAACGGAGAGTTTCTTGTAAAACGGCTGAAAAAGATCAGAAACAAAATTTTTCTCGAAGCTGAAAACCCAAAATATGATCCTATCGAGATCACGGAATCCACGCCGTTTGAGATCTGGGGTGTTGTGACTACGGTGATTCATCCTCTATAA
- the xseB gene encoding exodeoxyribonuclease VII small subunit, translating to MPKKTKTEKTESFERSLKKLEDIVRTLESGETPLDETLQKFEEGMKLVHFCHGKLNEAEKKLKILVKDKNGSFSLKDEE from the coding sequence ATGCCAAAAAAAACCAAGACAGAAAAAACAGAGTCGTTTGAACGTTCGCTTAAAAAGCTCGAAGATATTGTCCGGACGCTGGAAAGCGGCGAAACCCCGTTAGATGAAACCCTGCAGAAATTCGAAGAAGGAATGAAATTGGTGCATTTTTGCCACGGCAAACTAAACGAGGCCGAAAAAAAATTAAAAATCCTCGTCAAAGACAAAAACGGCTCCTTTTCACTCAAAGACGAAGAATGA
- a CDS encoding DUF1446 domain-containing protein, whose amino-acid sequence MKDKIYIANGQGFWGDSIDAPVQLVNGGKLDYLTLDYLAEVTMSIMQRQKLKKPDLGYATDFVQLIERILPTIMDKNIKVIANAGGVNPEACRAAVFNVAKKLGIKGLKIGVVHGDNILDRIKEFESQKITMNSMDSGESLYDLMKQGNDILSANVYISSKPLADALAQGAQIIIAGRTTDTGLAMAPMVHEFGWAWDDWNKLAAGTVAGHIIECGAQCTGGNFTRWRDVPDLWNVGYPVVEAHPDGTFFVTKHENTGGLVTVDTVSEQLVYEMGDPNNYITPDVIADFTSIRLEQAGPHRVKVFDVKGKPSTEFFKVSASYLKGYKASGQLTVSGPDAYDKANLCGEMLWKRLARTGMTYEETNTEFLGINSCHEGIVSVPSQINEVVLRVGVKDKDQKKVDRFGKEIAPLVTSGPPGVTGFAGGRPKPQEIVAFFPTLIPKKLIQTSVNVEEV is encoded by the coding sequence ATGAAGGATAAAATTTACATTGCCAACGGCCAGGGGTTCTGGGGCGACAGTATTGATGCGCCGGTTCAGCTGGTCAATGGCGGAAAACTGGACTATCTGACGCTGGACTATCTTGCCGAAGTCACAATGTCGATCATGCAGAGACAGAAACTAAAAAAACCTGATCTTGGCTATGCCACCGACTTCGTTCAATTGATCGAACGTATTCTCCCGACGATCATGGATAAGAACATCAAGGTTATCGCCAATGCCGGCGGCGTGAATCCTGAAGCGTGCCGTGCGGCGGTTTTTAACGTTGCGAAAAAACTGGGAATCAAAGGCCTCAAGATAGGCGTCGTCCATGGGGATAATATTCTCGATCGTATCAAAGAATTTGAATCGCAGAAAATCACCATGAATAGCATGGACAGCGGCGAGAGTTTGTATGACCTGATGAAACAGGGGAATGATATTCTCAGTGCGAATGTATATATCAGTTCAAAACCTCTGGCCGACGCGCTGGCGCAAGGCGCGCAAATCATTATTGCCGGACGCACCACAGATACAGGTTTGGCCATGGCGCCGATGGTGCATGAATTCGGCTGGGCATGGGACGATTGGAATAAACTTGCGGCGGGAACCGTCGCAGGACATATCATCGAATGCGGCGCGCAATGCACCGGCGGCAATTTCACGCGTTGGCGCGATGTTCCCGACCTGTGGAACGTCGGTTACCCGGTAGTAGAAGCGCATCCGGACGGAACGTTCTTCGTCACCAAACACGAAAACACCGGCGGCCTTGTGACGGTGGATACTGTTTCCGAACAACTGGTGTATGAAATGGGCGATCCTAATAATTATATTACTCCCGATGTGATAGCGGATTTTACATCGATCCGGCTGGAACAGGCAGGGCCTCACCGCGTAAAAGTCTTTGACGTCAAAGGCAAACCGTCGACTGAATTTTTCAAGGTTAGCGCAAGTTATCTTAAGGGATACAAAGCTTCCGGGCAACTGACTGTTTCCGGGCCGGATGCGTATGATAAAGCAAACCTGTGCGGAGAAATGTTATGGAAACGCCTCGCGCGCACGGGAATGACGTATGAAGAAACCAATACAGAATTTCTTGGGATCAATAGTTGTCATGAAGGCATCGTATCGGTTCCTTCGCAAATCAATGAAGTAGTTCTACGTGTTGGAGTAAAAGATAAAGATCAGAAAAAAGTGGACCGTTTCGGAAAAGAAATTGCGCCATTGGTCACGAGCGGGCCTCCGGGCGTGACCGGATTTGCGGGCGGGCGTCCGAAACCGCAGGAAATCGTCGCGTTCTTTCCGACGCTCATTCCAAAGAAACTTATTCAAACTTCAGTGAACGTCGAAGAAGTTTAA
- a CDS encoding DUF1257 domain-containing protein: MSKFVSIQTTLKERVFLISALKQMHCEMLKTKKVKTLLHRVYDVDFAVKTPFGIVGFIKNKNGEFELAGDDMILKKNSKFIEQLTQKYAYNKVLTEAKKAGFQLVKETSDTDQSVRLVLRKWS, translated from the coding sequence ATGTCCAAATTTGTTTCCATACAAACGACCCTGAAAGAACGTGTTTTTCTGATTTCGGCGCTTAAACAGATGCACTGCGAAATGCTTAAAACTAAAAAAGTTAAAACCCTGCTCCATCGCGTGTACGACGTCGATTTCGCCGTGAAAACGCCGTTTGGCATTGTCGGATTCATTAAAAATAAAAACGGCGAATTCGAACTCGCAGGCGATGATATGATTTTAAAAAAGAACTCGAAGTTCATAGAACAACTTACACAAAAATACGCATATAATAAAGTGCTCACTGAAGCTAAAAAAGCGGGATTCCAGCTTGTGAAAGAAACTTCCGATACGGATCAGTCGGTCAGGCTGGTGTTGAGGAAATGGAGTTAA
- a CDS encoding S9 family peptidase: MKHVLLIIALFVSPRVHAQEKKIFTYEDLIDLKRIDAPAVSPDGKWIVYNVRQYNLKSNTYVSNIFIQSIDGLTIKQMTASPSKDLAPTWSPDSKMIAFVSNRGGSYQIYMMAPDGGEPRRVTNISTGVSAGNNLVWSPDGKYIAFTSDVYSDCDTDDCNSLKNEAKESSKVKAQTIDKLPFRVWDSWKNGKRSQLFLAEVTTGKTTDMTKGDYDVPPIDLGGSTDFCFSPDSKFLAFTMNTEPNIAWSTNNDIFVMPVSGGEVKKISTSLGSDNQPVYSPDGKYIAFRSMKRAGYEADKQDLVLYETTSGKLTNLTEKWDRSVGAVIWAKDSKTLYFDSEDQGYHPVYQISASGGTPKKLTDKNYDQLSGVGNGKLILRRQTMNMPAELLTTDLDGKNAKQITNLNTGKLAGIEMNLPEEFWFEGAGKDKVHGFILKPPKFDPAKKYPLVFLVHGGPQGAWSNNWHYRWNPQLFAAPGYVAVMINPRGSTGYGQEFTDGINKDWGGKVYEDLMNGLDYVMANYKFIDKDRIGAAGGSYGGYMMNWMNGHTDRFKCFVSHSGIMNKYNMYGGTEEMWFEEWEMGGPYWEGNNKEQFEKWSPMNYAQHFKTPTLVIHGELDFRVPVMEGINLFQVLQRKGVPSKFLYYPDEGHWILKPQNGQLWYQEVHKWFDQWLAKPAQ; this comes from the coding sequence ATGAAACACGTATTATTGATAATCGCTTTATTCGTGTCACCCCGTGTGCATGCCCAGGAGAAAAAGATTTTTACGTATGAAGATCTGATTGATCTGAAACGGATCGATGCACCGGCAGTTTCCCCCGACGGAAAATGGATAGTGTACAATGTTAGACAGTATAACCTGAAATCCAACACGTACGTTTCCAATATTTTTATTCAATCCATCGACGGACTTACGATCAAGCAAATGACGGCGTCCCCTTCCAAGGACCTGGCACCTACATGGTCGCCGGACAGTAAGATGATCGCTTTTGTATCCAACCGCGGCGGAAGCTATCAAATTTATATGATGGCGCCGGACGGCGGCGAACCCCGGCGCGTCACTAATATTTCTACAGGCGTTTCTGCGGGAAATAATCTGGTGTGGTCTCCGGATGGAAAATATATCGCGTTTACCTCCGATGTTTATTCCGATTGCGACACCGACGATTGCAACTCACTGAAAAATGAAGCCAAAGAATCAAGCAAAGTCAAGGCGCAGACCATTGACAAACTCCCTTTCCGCGTATGGGATTCATGGAAGAACGGCAAACGCAGTCAGTTATTCCTCGCTGAAGTTACTACGGGCAAAACTACCGACATGACGAAAGGCGATTACGATGTCCCGCCGATTGATCTGGGCGGAAGTACCGATTTTTGTTTTTCACCTGACAGTAAATTCCTCGCTTTTACGATGAATACGGAACCGAATATTGCGTGGTCCACTAATAATGATATTTTTGTGATGCCCGTCAGCGGCGGCGAAGTAAAAAAGATTTCAACAAGTTTAGGTTCTGATAATCAGCCGGTGTATTCACCCGATGGAAAATATATTGCGTTTCGTTCCATGAAGCGCGCCGGATATGAAGCGGATAAACAGGATCTGGTTTTGTACGAGACCACGAGCGGCAAACTGACCAACCTTACCGAAAAATGGGATCGCTCTGTTGGTGCAGTTATCTGGGCAAAAGACAGCAAGACGCTTTATTTTGATTCCGAAGATCAGGGCTACCATCCTGTGTATCAAATCAGCGCCAGCGGCGGAACACCCAAGAAACTCACCGATAAGAATTATGATCAACTATCCGGAGTCGGAAACGGGAAATTAATCCTGCGCCGACAGACGATGAATATGCCGGCGGAACTTCTTACTACGGATCTTGACGGAAAAAACGCGAAACAAATTACAAACTTAAACACAGGTAAACTTGCAGGAATCGAAATGAATTTGCCGGAAGAATTTTGGTTCGAAGGCGCGGGAAAAGATAAGGTTCACGGCTTTATACTCAAACCGCCTAAATTTGATCCCGCTAAAAAATACCCGTTGGTCTTCCTCGTTCACGGCGGTCCGCAAGGCGCATGGAGCAATAATTGGCATTACCGGTGGAATCCACAGTTATTTGCGGCGCCGGGATATGTTGCAGTGATGATCAATCCGCGAGGATCAACCGGTTACGGGCAGGAATTCACCGACGGGATCAATAAAGACTGGGGCGGCAAAGTTTATGAAGATCTTATGAACGGCCTCGATTACGTCATGGCTAATTACAAATTCATCGATAAAGACCGCATCGGCGCGGCCGGCGGCAGTTATGGCGGATACATGATGAATTGGATGAACGGGCACACGGATCGGTTTAAATGTTTCGTTTCGCATTCCGGCATTATGAACAAATATAATATGTACGGCGGTACGGAAGAAATGTGGTTCGAAGAATGGGAAATGGGCGGGCCTTACTGGGAAGGCAATAATAAAGAACAATTCGAAAAATGGTCGCCGATGAATTACGCGCAACATTTCAAGACGCCGACGCTGGTTATTCACGGCGAACTTGATTTCCGCGTTCCCGTGATGGAGGGTATCAATTTATTCCAAGTGCTGCAGCGCAAAGGCGTGCCTTCAAAATTTTTGTATTATCCCGATGAAGGCCACTGGATCTTAAAGCCGCAGAACGGGCAACTGTGGTATCAAGAAGTTCATAAGTGGTTCGATCAATGGCTGGCGAAACCGGCGCAGTAA
- a CDS encoding thermonuclease — translation MKKILKWVLIAVTAVCGAVVYFQPAGMEWPLQKAEMAQIVKVVDGDTFEIQYLGKIEKVRLIGIDTPEAHANAKAVKDAARTGADIHVLVEQGNDAKNFVKQFVPGGTQVRVEVDVNDRDKYGRLLAYLFFEDGRMINEEIVKAGYANLMTYPPNVRYKERFLSAYRFARENKKGLWKEDK, via the coding sequence ATGAAGAAAATATTGAAATGGGTATTAATTGCAGTAACAGCCGTTTGCGGAGCCGTGGTTTATTTTCAGCCAGCCGGTATGGAATGGCCATTACAAAAAGCGGAAATGGCACAAATTGTAAAAGTCGTTGACGGCGATACTTTTGAAATACAATACTTGGGGAAGATCGAAAAAGTTCGCCTGATCGGGATCGATACACCTGAGGCGCACGCCAATGCAAAAGCCGTCAAAGATGCGGCGCGAACAGGCGCCGACATCCATGTCCTTGTGGAACAAGGTAACGACGCGAAAAATTTTGTGAAACAGTTTGTTCCAGGCGGAACGCAAGTTCGTGTGGAAGTGGATGTTAATGATCGCGACAAATACGGGCGGTTGCTTGCGTATCTTTTTTTTGAAGACGGACGTATGATCAACGAAGAAATTGTAAAAGCCGGCTATGCAAATCTGATGACGTATCCGCCGAATGTGAGATACAAAGAACGGTTCTTATCGGCTTACCGTTTTGCGCGGGAGAATAAGAAAGGACTGTGGAAAGAGGACAAATAA